A segment of the Lycium ferocissimum isolate CSIRO_LF1 chromosome 10, AGI_CSIRO_Lferr_CH_V1, whole genome shotgun sequence genome:
AAAATGAGATCTTTATACTTATACATGTCCTAATTGATGGAAAGATGGGATCTTTACACTTATATTTGCCTTAATTGATGAAAAGACTGAATCTTTATGACTATACTTAGAAAGGAATGAACTTTATGAACTGATTGAGTTGTGGATACCTTCTTTTGTTTGTTGAATGCTAATAAACTGTGAACTTGAGACTAACTAAGCATAAAGAGGAGTATTGGAAGTACCAACTCTCGTCATCGCTATAGTTTAGGCTCGGTCAACGATGTTGCTAGGTACACGTGCTTCCctactcactctacacttgctgcaccttttgtGTGCAGGTTCGTATCCGAGCATGAGTGGAGATCGAGGCCTATAGATCTGTTGGAGCGCTTTCTTGGAGTTTAGGGTGAGCGGATGATGGTTCCACGGCGCCAGACTCCCTCTTATCTTTACTTTCTGTCTTTCATTACTTCAGACAATATTTGTGTATTATTTAGACTTGTATTCAGATTAGTGCTCTGTACTTGTGACTTCCAGGATTTGGGGAGTGTTTTGGACTTAGACATATTTCTATTAAGTTTATTAAGACTATTAAGTACCTTCGGTTGTATTTCTTTACATTCCGTatttattttacacttattTGGACTTGCATCGATTTGGGGTTCGCCTAAGGGTTGGGTTTGGGTTAGGTGCTCTCGCGGTACAAATgagattttgggtcgtgacacccaaTTTATGTGGAACAGTTCGAATTTTGAGCGGCAAACAATTTCATTTTGAATGTGAATTCAAGCATGCTTTAGGTTTTTTTGAAGTAAATTTACGTATTTGGAGCTACGCAAAAACTGATATAAGTCATAATAATTGACAATGTAAAATATTTAgaagatatatgaaaaaattatttgaatctcgaaatccgaaaaatatcacataaattcgGACGAAGGAAGTAATGGCagtgggtaatttttttttttttttaatcttctaTAGATATTGGTGATTTCTTCCCAAACATAAAATAGTAtcatttgaaattctaaatggTCCATTATCGCAGGTAGCTTTTCTTTAGATAGTTAGTTGAGAAAACACTACCCATATAtcattattataataataagaaCTTAAAGTCCATCTTCTTAGATGCCTCCTCAGTAGAGCCGCCATTAAAATAAGACCTCTAAAATAAAAGCCGCCATTAAAATACGACCTCTAAAATAAAAGCCGCCATTAATATAATGACTTTTTTTTACTATCACGTAAGTCCCAAACCTCTTCCAGTAATACTTTATTTCAACTGGGGGCTGCTATTCTGAGTTTCCAAGTCATCGGATATTTCTAAGTCTTAATTTACACCTCAACTAATATTAACAAATTAAACACGTGTGGTCAATCTTTTAATTTTCCCCTACAAAATACAATGAAGCAAAAAGTTACTGATTCCCTGGCCTTCCCAGAGTCTGCATGCCATATTCACTAAGTCTTCACGATCGAGAAACCCTTTTTTTCCCTCAAATAAATGAAGTAAAAAGTCAGCCACGTGGGTAAAAATTTATCAAATATTCAAGTGTTAATATCAAATCATTGAATGCAAGATTGTCTTTCATACACACATTTGTTACTTAACTATGGTCGCATGCGTGCTATGTattctttcattttaattttagcgatcaaagttaaattgtttaattTAATGTAGACAACTGATGCGAGTAAATATTTACCGCAAATGTGGAGAAACTATAAGACGAACTATCGCGAATTTTATAATTAGCTGTAACTTGGAACGATAATTAGTTAGCAATTCCTCAGTGGCATTGTTTGTGGCGGATGAAAGAAACTAGTCGTAACAAgcttatattttcttttataaagtCAAGGTAGTAATTAAGGCACCTTTGGATCAAGTATCAAACGTGTACATCATCAagctcattttcttttttccacaCAAAGATCAAGTTGACCAAGAAAGTTAGAACTCTATACATGGACATATGAATTACCAGGTCACCTGGCGGctcttaacaaaataataataatattccacttgaatattatactcatggatGTCTCACTATAAATAGCTCGAAATTCATCTTAGTTTCAACCAACTAACCTTCTTCTCATCAATCATCATGGCTACCAGCTCATGTAAACATACTACTACTCAAATGGCTGCTATCATGCTTCTCGGATTACTTTTTGCCAGCAGCATTGACATAGCAGGTTTCTGGTTAAATACTTGAATATCCgactcaaaaatattttcttaccaCTTTTGTATGCAAAATCTAAATGTAGTTGATAGTTATCTGCTTATTTTTTAGTGTCAAATTACTTGTATGTATCTTTTCCCATATTAACTTGCACAATTTTCATTTGGACGTAAGTCATCCCGGTAGACCTCACAAGCTTTTCCAATTTGAGGGGTGGTAGAGGCGGATCCAACATTTGAACTTTACGGGTTAATGTTCGGTATTTTGCCATTGCGTATTTGATTTATTGGGCTCGAAATATATTGTTTGTATTTGTTTAGTGAATTTTGGACACATAAATAGGGTCAGAGCTGAAGCTACTGAATTCGGAAGAACTATAAGGCTACGGCACCTCATTTGAACCCAGTTTTATATATAGGGAAAATACATTTATGAGTAATAATCCATCAAAAttgtactccctccggttcataataagtgtccacttagcctttttattttggtttaaaataagtgttcacttacataatcaagaaagaattaattttattttttcagatttgcccttaGTAAGTGCTAAGTGACTGGATCCCAATGTGTCAAGTTAATAGcaatatgaaaattttaattaagggtagtttaatcaaaatacttatttctttctaggagttaatattttcttaaagtttGTGCTAAAGGCTAAGTTTTTTTTGAACCGGACGGAGTTGAAAATAATAGATTTGAAcacataactttaaaaaattgaGTTCAATGTGAAGTACCTTAAAGATTGAATTCACATGGCTTAAATCCTGAATCCGTCTATGCCTACAACATAGTATATACAACGTTTGCCTATAATATATCTACTATATCTGCCCCTGGGAAGGGGACCTACCATGTCTATTGGAATTCCATAATTGGTTAAGTTTCTAACACCATTTCTAATTCTTATTGAGCAGGGGCTCAATCGATAGGTGTTTGCTATGGAATGATGGGGAACAACTTGCCAAATCATCAGGAAGTTATACAGCTCTACAAGTCAAGAAACATAGGAAGACTGAGGCTTTATGATCCAAATCATGGAGCTTTACAAGCCTTAAAAGGATCCAACATTGAAGTTATCCTAGGACTTCCCAATTCAGATGTCAAACACATTGCTTCCGGCATGGAACATGCAAAATGGTGGGTACAAAAGAACGTTAAAGATTTCTGGCCAGATGTTAAAATTAAGTACATTGCTGTTGGGAATGAAATCAGCCCCGTCACAGGCACATCATACCTTACCTCATTTCTTATTCCTGCTATGGTAAACATTTATAGAGCAGTTGGGGAAGCTGGTCTGGGAAACAACGTCAAAGTCTCAACATCAGTAGACATGACCTTGATAGGCAACTCTTATCCACCATCACAGGGTTCGTTTAGGAACGATGCTAGGTGGTTTACTGATCCGATTGTTGGATTCTTAAGGGACACACGTGCTCCTTTGCTCGTTAACATTTACCCTTATTTTAGCTATTCTGGTAATCCAGGACAGATTTCTCTTCCCTATGCTCTTTTTACAGCACCTAATGTGGTTGTACAAGATGGTTCACGCCAATATAGAAACTTATTTGATGCTATGTTGGATTCCGTGTATGCTGCAATGGATCGATCAGGAGGGGGTTCTGTAGGAATTGTTGTGTCAGAGAGTGGATGGCCATCTGCTGGTGCATTTGGAGCCACAACAGACAATGCAGCAACTTACTTGAGGAACTTAATTCAACATGCAAAAGAGGGTAGTCCAAGAAAGCCTGGACCCATTGAGACTTACATATTTGCCATGTTTGATGAGAATAACAAGAATCCAGAGTTGGAGAAACATTTTGGATTGTTTTCCCCCAACAAGCAGCCAAAATATAACCTCAACTTTGGAGTTTCTGATAGAGTTTGGGACATTTCTGCTGAAACTAATACTACTGCTTCTCTCATAAGTGAGATGTGAGAAGATACACTTGGAATCTCTTTACATGAGtaatgcttgaatggaaagctTAGCACCAGCAACAAAATTTATTCTTTATGCAAATGTTTTTGTATGAGACACTAAATAATATTGCTCTGTCTAGTAAGTCCTCATGGATTGCTAACCAGAGACGATGCAACTCTGAGTGGTGTTTTAAATTCCTTTTCTTTGTGATATTTGTAATTTGGCAAGaatatttttgtatgtttttaaatttcatacaCCATCAACTACATCATTTCCATGTTTGATCAGAATCAGATCTGTTAATTGCAAAGATTAATTGTTATCAATTCATGTCTTTATCGTTTGACTCGATCATTTTGTAAGGCATAAATTTGAGCTTACCCTTAAGGGTGACACGCAACTGATCTTTCTGTAATCCCATGTCTCTGTTGTTAACCCTTACCTAAATTCGAGATAGTTCAAAAGGCATTCACATCAATGTTGGAGCAGCTCAGTGATTCAAAGTTCTACCTTACATAATAAGATATTTCGCGTCTATAAAATGGAAAAACAATGTCGCGCCACAAATTTCTCTCTAGTTCTAGCCAACTGAATCTTTCATGTCTCTAATAATTATCCTTTTACTCGTAGTTTCTCTCTATCAATTTGATCCATCGAATCACTTTGTCATAATTCAACCAATTGAGCTATTAACTCGTCTTAATAATCAAGTTTCtcaaataaaaaaggaagaaacaaaCCCTGGAACCAGACCACGTATGTCTGAAGAAAGGTGTTGCAAATATATCACCCAAAGTAACTTATAAAGGTTTTCAACTACTTCACTTATTGCCTTAAAACTTTGAATTGATCAATAGCTACTTATATTTTTCTCAGCCCCTTGAGAAGCATTAGTCGTGATGCATGCAGCTCATAGACTAAAAGAAGCATTAGTCGTGATGCATGCAGCTCATAGACTAAAAGAAGCATTAGTCGTGATGCATGCAGCTCATAGACTAAAAGATACATTTAGTACAAAGATACCAAATGAATTTCTTTGAAATCTTTTTAGAATTGTAAGGTCGTATAACAGAGAAGGAAAACAGAGGAGGAATGAGTACACCGTTGCTCATCCAACTTTGAGTTTATCACAAAAAAGTTACTTTTCTACTTTTTGCTGCATAAAGTTCATCTAACTCTGTTCAGATTAACTAGTAAATTTCACTTGAATTTTATATTCTGTACCAGAAATATGACATGCTACTCACAATAGTTAGTTAGCTTAATAAAACATATTAAATGTAAATTAGTTAACTTGGCCAAAGTCATATTTTCggtacaaaatataaagattaaagTGAGATTTACTTTTGGTTAACTTTGACCAAAGTTAGATAATTTTTGTGTGACGAAAAATAGAAAAGTGATTTTTGTGTGATAAACTTTAAGTTGGATGACTATAATGTGACACAAAATAGAAAAGTGACTTTTGTGTGCTAGATCCAAAGTTGAAAGATCACTGGTGAGATAAATAATGGACTAAAttataaacttaaaatatttttatcgaTAATACTATATGGCCTTCTCTCGGCGAGCAGCTCTCTTTAAATAGTAAGTTCAAAAATCCATCCAAAGATATCATTATAATTAACTTTAAAGTCGATCTTGATTGCTGCCTCTGCAAAAAAGCCGccaataaaataaaacttatcGAAAGAAAAAGCAGCCactaaaatattgaattttagTAAGTGCCAAAGCGCTTCCAATAATACTTAGTTGCAAGCTTGGGCCTGCAGCTTGCTTCGGAGCTACCAGATATCGCATATTTCTAAGTATATCTCTTAGTACCTCACTAATCTTTAGAATAATTACAATTTACATACGGTAAATATATCTCTTATAATTCTTCCCTTGAAGAGAAAGTTTTTATCAGTTGTAATGTTAATTAAGTAGAAATTCCTCTATGGTAAAGAAATTAaacttataactatatataagtTTGGTAAAGTCGGTTGAACTTGTACATCGTCAAACTCATCTTTCTCTTTTGTAAATGATCAAGTTGATGTACAGACATATGAATAAACAGTGATCCT
Coding sequences within it:
- the LOC132034435 gene encoding glucan endo-1,3-beta-glucosidase, basic, which produces MATSSCKHTTTQMAAIMLLGLLFASSIDIAGAQSIGVCYGMMGNNLPNHQEVIQLYKSRNIGRLRLYDPNHGALQALKGSNIEVILGLPNSDVKHIASGMEHAKWWVQKNVKDFWPDVKIKYIAVGNEISPVTGTSYLTSFLIPAMVNIYRAVGEAGLGNNVKVSTSVDMTLIGNSYPPSQGSFRNDARWFTDPIVGFLRDTRAPLLVNIYPYFSYSGNPGQISLPYALFTAPNVVVQDGSRQYRNLFDAMLDSVYAAMDRSGGGSVGIVVSESGWPSAGAFGATTDNAATYLRNLIQHAKEGSPRKPGPIETYIFAMFDENNKNPELEKHFGLFSPNKQPKYNLNFGVSDRVWDISAETNTTASLISEM